The window ACAGTAAAATTCTTCACTAACATAAGTAATGAAAAATTGTCTTTGTTTATACAAGGCAGATAAATCTGTAGAAAGCACTAATATAGAGGCTGCAACATGGTTGAACCATGCATCTAAACTTGTTATTTGCATTGAGCATAATGACTTTAACATTTTAGAAGTTAAAATTACAGTTTGGTGTCTTCCTATATAAATTAGGTGTGAAGCATGAGTAGCACACGCAAATAATCGTATGCACTCTTAACTGTGACTGCATATACTAATGTCTAAGATTTTAAAACTCTGGAGGGTTGTTTGGTAAGTTCTACATTAATTGATATTCTACAACTAAACTATTAAGTTAATAATCCGTATTGGCCCAATCAGTTAATTGATATTCTGCAACTAAATGGTGTGAACGCGATGAACACGGATATACGTACTAATGTCAAGCTAGATGTTACTTCTGTACATTGACTCTAGagattcataatttttttaacttcttgaaATCTATTAATGTTACCTTGTTTATTAAGTTCTCGTAATCATGAATTGTGCGATTTATTATTATCGATCACTTCTCCGATGAACTATACAGAATATAGATTGAAGTCTAAGTGCTTTAATATGAGTAATTTTCATGATTCAATTTAAATGTTCTTTTGTTTGTTGACAAGCTAAAGTTATCAATATCGAGATTATAGGCTTTAGTGCATGCGACAATTACCTTAGCTCGGAGGTACATATTGTCATTTTGAAGATCTGCTTCCTAGAAATAACATCGAAAGAGAGATGAATTAGATTAAAGAATCAGTATTTATACATGGAGAACAAGGATAAACACATTGCTAGTTAGTAATAGATCCAAAAGATTCCCCTTTTTTGCATGTAGTCAATCTCCGCAAACAGCTGTTCATGCTGATGAGAAGTAAACGAAAGAACGTGATAATTAGTTCTCATGCCAAATTCTACACCTTTGCTTTCGAAAAAACTAACTACTCTTATCTTCATTTTGCATCTGTTGATGCTGATCATTACTACTTTGGTACTTTACCTTCTTTGATCGAATTCGCGTGATTCCTCTTTCAAGCCGGTTCTCAAGTTGCTTGAGCTCCTTAACACTGAGATTACTCAATGACTCATCCATCAAATACCTGGAAAATACAGCAGTAATTAATAAGGTTACAACTATTATGAATGTTAATTAATCTTAGACTAATAAAATTCCAGTGATCCCTTCGTAAGATAATTGAGAATTACACATAAATTTGATGTTAGAACCTCATCACCTGTTTGCATTCTGTAGAATCTGTATTTGGTGGCGTAGCTTCGCGGCTTCTTGCTGATAATATTGCTATATATACAACCATAAAAGCAACAGAAATATTAGAGCACTTTAGGTTAAGTTGTGCTCTACATTTATTCTTGGATCTTTCTATATTAGCATATATTAAAATCTAAGAATTTGCATTTATGAACATGTATGAAACATAATAGAAACATATTATAGACAGTAGCATAAAAACAACAACTTACATGAGAATTGATCTCTACAGCAGAACTTGAGTTCGAATTGTTGGAGCAAGCCTTCTTGTACCTCTCGATTGTCGAACTTCGCGTAATTTGGCACTCTAAGATTCTAAAGGAGATCATAAGTATTTTAATTATGGACTTTTGTAAGGTTAACTTCTCATAAAATTCCAAAGGCTTGGTCGGAACACTTAGAACTGCACATAGGTTTTTAATAGTTAGCAGAAGTTATTTATATAGTGTTTAGAATTATTTGGTTAGTGTCCAGCTTTGTAAGGTATTTACATCTACAATCTTCAACTTCCACCACATAAAAATAAAGGAAATTGCTATGATGTGACAAAAGAAAAGCAATGCTCAGCTTTCAATTGCAATGTCATATATATGAAGGATCAAATGTATGATAATGAGTTGAATTACCTGTCCCATGTCATCGCAGGTCAAAACACCAAAGATGCATGGGACTCCTGCAAGAAAATCAATGTGtcattctaattttaaatttttccttGCTGATGAAAATGTCatagaaaaaccaaaaaaattttagcattGGTAGAGAAGGTACAGGGAAAGTGTGAGATCATCGTATGTATTTGGCAGGTTTCAAACACAATAATAGCATAACGACATAAGCTAAATATACGGCGAAATTTACTAGTATTAAACTTCAACAACTTCAGTCTGAGGAAGAAAAGATAGTGTTTACTATACATTCCTTCAATAAGGAGTTTACAAGCAATCTTATATCCCAATAATATCATTTTAACATGTATGGTGAAATGGTTTGAAAGTCAGTAGTAGCAAACCTGAAGCTAATCCAGCAGGGAGTACTCCAGATGCTGCTGAATTCGCAACAGCATCATAGTGAGTTGTATCACCTCTAATCTGCAAACCAAAATACAAATACCTGATTAGCATCACAGTGTAATAAGGAATTTACAAATTAAGATGATCTCTACATATGACAGACCCAGCTGAAAAAAATCTTGTTTAGCAAGAAACATGCACTAGATAAACCAAATCACAAATAGTTAAAAGTGCCACATTGAATTATAACTATTTACAACGACTATCTAACTGCTGAAGTTTAGGGCAAAAACAAGTTTAGTAAGTACCCGTTCACATCTCTAGGGCACATGAAACATTGTATTGTAGGCTCTTTGCCGTTTCTTCTCATGTCCCACAACAATTGTACTCCTTAATGCATTGCCACCACAAATCTCTCCGACGAAGCTGAGCCTTTTTCCGGAATCACTAAACAAGTCAAAACATCCGGAAATGCAATCAAAAGGCTAATTTTCAATCCAGACTCAATTTACACAAATTGAaagttaattaacttaaattgcGACTAACGAGATGTGTGGGGCACTTAAATGTACACTCCGGAACACCCTATAACTGCCAATTTGACATCAGAATCGCGAATTTAGCTAATTGTTCCAATCCTTTCCGCTTCAATCATTCCCTTTCACTCTCTCTCGTTTTActctcttttcatttcttttcttttccctctatttctcttttcccgtctttttttttttaatctgctGTCCCTGCAGTAGGTGCTGCTGCTGGCTGGCAATAGCAGCTGACTGCATGCTTGCTCGCAGCATGCAgcctgctgctgttgctgccaGTAGCAGCAGtcagctgctgcctgctgcaggAATTTCctgcagtagcagcagcaggggAGGGGAATAGAGAGGGAAGGAAGAGAAGggtagagaaaaaagaagagaaggaaagtgggaagaaggaaaagaaaggggaAGGAAGGAGAAAATAAGAGAATTCACCCTCATttccaagttcttcttcttttccttcttcttcttcttctctctttttcttttacttgcTATCTTTCTTTGATGAAtgtgagagagagggggagagagaaagaggataagaagagaagagaaaaaatctcttctcttctcttcttatCACGTTGTTTAGTATCAGCAACACAAAATTGAGAAGAGAAACCCATTTTTAATCATTGGAACAAAGTACCAAGAAATGcaaaaaaattgaagcaatAATAGGTGTATTCCAGGATGAACTGACCACTATCATGCATGCATTTAATAACATCTTCAAGCAGAGCCTAGTAAATAGCATTCGAAAAAACATGCTGTTAGCCTGTTAAGGATGCTGGACAATGGATAAGTCTAAACTAAAGCATAAATTTTGAACTTGGGAGACTGATCCATGCACATATTATTTCAAAGTGCTCTATTTCAATAATATTGTCTTCGTGGTTCACATCAGGAGCAGTAATAAGATCACaagacactttttttttttaactaatagaTATAACTAAACAAGCTAACCACGTGAACCCTACTCCAAACTGCACCTCCCAACCAGAAACAAACCCACACAGCAAAACCAACAGTAGCATAATAAAATGTACAAAAGTGCTTAGAGAAAAGGCCACATCCATATTGAACATTCCTTATCTTTCAAGTCATATATGGTGTAATGAGATGAAATTCTTCATTATTTATCTCCAATGAATCTCAGAtagagaatattattaatatatccaaAACTAACCTCTGTTCCGGCAGAACTATCCACCCATTTCTGGGTAATGGTTGTAACCGTCATCCTCATTTGACCTTCTGGATGCTGATAGCTGCAGACAAAGTGACCATCATATCTCTGATTGTAATACTCTCCCTTGAAAGTAAAAGAGAGAGCCTAAAGCCATAAGAAAGGAAAAGTACACAACAGTAACCAGCATCATACTTTGTCACAAACTGAATGTACAAA is drawn from Ananas comosus cultivar F153 unplaced genomic scaffold, ASM154086v1, whole genome shotgun sequence and contains these coding sequences:
- the LOC109704581 gene encoding MADS-box transcription factor 21-like, giving the protein MRRNGKEPTIQCFMCPRDVNGYLYFGLQIRGDTTHYDAVANSAASGVLPAGLASGVPCIFGVLTCDDMGQLSIAFLLSHHSNFLYFYVVECQITRSSTIERYKKACSNNSNSSSAVEINSHQYYQQEAAKLRHQIQILQNANRYLMDESLSNLSVKELKQLENRLERGITRIRSKKHEQLFAEIDYMQKRGKEADLQNDNMYLRAKIEATSRI